A portion of the Gadus macrocephalus chromosome 10, ASM3116895v1 genome contains these proteins:
- the cxcl14 gene encoding C-X-C motif chemokine 14 isoform X1 gives MHRGAVVLLLCVVALLFLTTEGFITGYKCRCTRKGPKIRYKDVQKLEIKPKHPFCHEKMIFVTMENVSRFKGQEYCLHPKLQSTKNLVKWFRIWKDKHRVYEA, from the exons ATGCACCGGGGAGCTGTGGTGTTGCTGCTCTGTGTCGTGGCCTTATTGTTCTTAACGACTGAAG GTTTTATTACAGGTTATAAGTGCCGATGCACCAGAAAAGGTCCTAAGATTCGTTACAAGGACGTCCAGAAACTTGAAATCAAACCCAAACACCCCTTCTGCCACGAGAAGATGATATT CGTCACCATGGAGAACGTGTCTCGGTTCAAAGGTCAGGAGTACTGCCTGCACCCCAAACTCCAGAGCACCAAGAACCTGGTGAAGTGGTTCCGCATCTGGAAAGACAAACACAG GGTCTATGAAGCTTAG
- the cxcl14 gene encoding C-X-C motif chemokine 14 isoform X2, protein MHRGAVVLLLCVVALLFLTTEGYKCRCTRKGPKIRYKDVQKLEIKPKHPFCHEKMIFVTMENVSRFKGQEYCLHPKLQSTKNLVKWFRIWKDKHRVYEA, encoded by the exons ATGCACCGGGGAGCTGTGGTGTTGCTGCTCTGTGTCGTGGCCTTATTGTTCTTAACGACTGAAG GTTATAAGTGCCGATGCACCAGAAAAGGTCCTAAGATTCGTTACAAGGACGTCCAGAAACTTGAAATCAAACCCAAACACCCCTTCTGCCACGAGAAGATGATATT CGTCACCATGGAGAACGTGTCTCGGTTCAAAGGTCAGGAGTACTGCCTGCACCCCAAACTCCAGAGCACCAAGAACCTGGTGAAGTGGTTCCGCATCTGGAAAGACAAACACAG GGTCTATGAAGCTTAG
- the LOC132465701 gene encoding carnosine synthase 1-like, translated as MLSHSHPSHPLQLSLSSLSRMAVPPPDAPPSLQSRHFNPPTYGLEQRLKQLLQQALRELNLPETQDLLPGVVHSDQCLCVLGSPLPYLSMLLEAGQRTQGDALLCLSPSWLSRSSSSSLLVHKAVTFDLGGRTFISSFSPPRKVTYFLSCDPYSNEEVTFETDCPIGSSGPLGRFWGDVLTSRVLLQKASLNTPPTLALLNPSADTPLEEGVVGAVELVLLGKTLKSNLDLIRNKVFSFLESKAVRHADKVVLRRSGGRFVDWAASSKPVYLSLDITEEVWAYVVKILPGLLPGEAAVLEGFCPPLKPQATLEVRTWEEYTGGPPPIPDLSFRLCAVVTRSPQDIPLIYKLVCRVGASDSPLSHHQSLCQSLETTLRACGFTDPMFAVSLRHLATKTALDCLRLVMETESDMSSEKRGGVNAQTDMIGVDLLFTSDGATIKPVVLGFHPSLCLHSSYPEQEWEIQPSDSEMEACRGTLLLTPFIRSQRYLMSGKTVLVIGAGGYSKSFIWEAARHYQLKIVLVDGDPNHFASKMVDHFFAVPEIADHQQDEQHCVLICDWLIASDLHPDGCVCFWDDCVILTSQICDKLRLRGPLPGAVAIAKEKSRTHLHLLSLTKAAGVLTASVELPSGQVDSQADGKDRYKPGMNGSEGETLRALAEFGARDYLTGSADTIESTCTHSLLVASPRFPAHASSPARDDPFHPCVPLLSPSPSSYAVPCLHVESVSDLNKAAARGLGRPGAAQNGAVRFPAVMKLEYGAGAVGVRKVESLAESVAHFERIGGDLKEETDHPGIGLGWGNAMTLMEYVGGTEHDIDVVIFNGQLEGAFVSDNGPARPPTFTETTAQMPSGLAPDKRGQLIRAAYHACLGCGLRDGVYNVELKMTELGPRLIEINARMGGFYLRNWILQLYGVDLVLAAFMVACGVRPRLPSALDLPAGGHFAGVMCVVSQHLQALRTTSSLTYLRSLHQEGAICLNELAAADELIAGEYEEPFCNVAIRDTCAERARQRLLALCQALGLHRPPHYDLTFFLSEFS; from the exons ATG ctctctcactctcacccctcACACCCACTTCAGCTCTCTCTCAGCTCCCTCTCCAGGATGGCTGTTCCACCACCTgacgcccccccctctctccaaagCAGGCATTTCAACCCACCAACATATGGCCTGGAGCAGAGGCTGAAGCAGCTCTTGCAGCAGGCCCTCAGGGAACTCAATCTACCTGAAACACAGGACCTACTACCGG GTGTGGTGCACTCGGATCAGTGCCTGTGTGTTCTGGGCTCCCCTCTGCCATACCTCTCCATGCTGCTGGAGGCAGGCCAGCGCACCCAAG GAGAtgctctgctctgtctctcgccaTCATGGCTGTcacgctcctcctcttcctccctcctggtgCACAAGGCTGTCACCTTTGACCTCGGGGGCCGCACCTTCATCTCAAGCTTCAGCCCTCCTCGAAAGGTCACCTACTTCCTATCATGTGACCCTTATTCGAATGAGGAAGTCACCTTTGAGACAGACTGCCCGATAGGGAGTTCTGGACCGCTGGGGAGGTTTTGGGGTGATGTCCTGACATCCAGGGTTCTGCTGCAGAAAGCTAGCctcaacaccccccccaccctggcaCTTCTGAACCCCTCAGCAGACACGCCCTTGGAGGAAGGCGTCGTGGGAGCCGTAGAACTGGTCCTCCTCGGAAAAACGCTGAAAAGCAACCTCGACTTGATCAGAAATAAGGTTTTCTCCTTCCTGGAATCCAAAGCTGTGAGGCATGCTGACAAG GTTGTGTTGAGGCGCAGCGGAGGCCGGTTTGTGGACTGGGCGGCCTCCTCAAAGCCGGTGTATCTCTCACTGGACATCACGGAGGAGGTGTGGGCCTACGTGGTCAAGATCCTGCCGGGGCTGCTCCCTGGAGAGGCAGCCGTTCTGGAGGGCTTCTGCCCTCCCCTGAAGCCCCAGGCCACCCTGGAGGTGCGCACCTGGGAGGAGTATACGG GTGGCCCGCCTCCCATCCCTGACCTGTCCTTCAGATTGTGTGCCGTGGTTACCCGCTCCCCACAAGACATCCCTCTCATCTACAAG TTGGTGTGTAGAGTGGGCGCCTCggactctcctctctcccaccatcAGTCTTTGTGTCAGTCCTTGGAGACCACCTTGAGAGCATGCGGCTTTACTGACCCTATGTTCGCTGTCTCGCTCCGTCACTTAGCAACCAAGACTGCCCTGGACTGTCTCCGCCTCGTCATGGAGACAGAGTCCGACATGTCCTCTGAAAAACGAGGAGGCGTCAATGCGCAGACTGACATGATTG GTGTAGACTTGCTCTTCACATCTGACGGAGCCACTATCAAGCCTGTGGTCCTGGGCTTCCATCCAAGCCTCTGCCTTCACTCCTCTTACCCAGAGCAAGAGTGGGAAATCCAGCCGAGCGACAGTGAGATGGAGGCGTGTCGCGGGacgctcctcctcacccccttcaTTCGCTCCCAGCGCTATCTGATGAGCGGGAAGACGGTTCTCGTCATAGGAGCCGGTGGTTACAGTAAGAGCTTCATATGGGAGGCGGCCCGCCATTACCAGCTGAAA ATAGTCCTTGTCGACGGCGACCCCAACCACTTTGCATCCAAGATGGTGGATCACTTCTTCGCCGTCCCGGAGATCGCCGACCACCAACAAGATGAGCAACACTGCGTGCtcatctgtgattggctgattgcCTCCGACCTTCACCCGGACGGCTGCGTTTGCTTCTGGGATGACTGCGTGATCCTGACGTCGCAGATCTGCGACAAGCTCCGCCTGAGGGGTCCTCTCCCAGGGGCCGTGGCCATCGCCAAGGAGAAGAGCAGAACCCACCTGCACCTTCTGTCGCTGACAAAGGCCGCGGGGGTCCTAACCGCGTCCGTAGAGCTGCCCTCCGGTCAGGTGGATAGCCAGGCTGACGGGAAGGACAGATACAAACCAGGAATGAACGGCTCGGAAGGGGAAACCTTAAGAGCCCTTGCCGAATTTGGTGCGAGGGATTACCTCACTGGCTCCGCAGACACGATCGAGAGCACTTGCACACATTCCTTATTGGTTGCTTCCCCACGCTTCCCGGCACACGCTTCCTCCCCTGCCCGTGATGATCCATTCCATCCATGCGTTCCcctgctctctccatctcccagcTCCTACGCGGTGCCCTGCCTCCACGTGGAGAGCGTCTCGGACCTGAATAAGGCAGCAGCGCGAGGCCTGGGCCGGCCAGGAGCCGCTCAGAACGGGGCCGTGAGGTTTCCAGCTGTGATGAAGCTGGAGTACGGTGCGGGTGCCGTCGGCGTCAGGAAAGTAGAATCCCTGGCCGAGAGCGTCGCCCATTTTGAACGAATCGGAGGTGACCTGAAGGAGGAGACGGACCACCCGGGCATCGGGCTGGGCTGGGGGAACGCCATGACCCTGATGGAGTACGTAGGCGGCACCGAACACGACATCGACGTCGTCATATTCAACGGCCAACTCGAGGGGGCCTTCGTGTCCGACAACGGCCCCGCCCGACCCCCGACCTTCACCGAGACCACGGCCCAGATGCCCTCGGGACTGGCCCCGGACAAGCGTGGCCAGCTGATCAGGGCGGCCTACCACGCCTGCCTGGGCTGCGGCCTGCGCGACGGCGTGTACAATGTGGAGCTGAAGATGACGGAGCTGGGCCCGCGCCTGATCGAGATCAACGCCCGCATGGGGGGCTTCTACCTGCGCAACTGGATCCTTCAGCTGTACGGCGTGGACCTCGTGCTGGCGGCCTTCATGGTGGCGTGCGGCGTGCGGCCCCGCCTGCCCTCTGCCTTAGACCTGCCGGCGGGGGGGCACTTTGCCGGGGTGATGTGCGTGGTGTCCCAGCACCTCCAGGCCCTGAGGACCACGTCCAGCCTCACCTACCTGCGGAGCCTGCACCAGGAAGGAGCCATCTGCCTCAACGAGCTGGCGGCGGCCGACGAACTCATCGCAGGGGAGTATGAGGAGCCCTTCTGTAACGTGGCGATAAGGGACACCTGCGCCGAGAGAGCCCGCCAGCGTCTGCTCGCCCTCTGCCAGGCCCTGGGGCTACACCGCCCCCCACACTATGACCTCACCTTCTTCCTGTCTGAGTTTAGTTAA
- the aldob gene encoding fructose-bisphosphate aldolase B: MTHQFPALSPEQKKELSDIAQRMVAPGKGILAADESTGTMGNRLKKINVENSEENRRYFRDLLFSVDTLASSIGGVICFHETLYQKADNGKLFPQVIKDKGIVVGIKVDKGTAGLNGTDGETTTQGLDGLSERCAQYKKDGCDFAKWRSVLKISDGCPSALAIAENANVLARYASICQQNGLVPIVEPEILPDGDHDLKRCQYVTEKVLAAVYKALSDHHVYLEGTLLKPNMVTAGHSCTQKFTPEEVGMATVTALRRTVPSAVPGVCFLSGGQSEEEASLNLNAVNQVPLHRPWKLTFSFGRALQASALAAWQGKTANKAASQQAFSTRAKINGLAAKGEYKPTGSSDQSATQSLYTASYVY, encoded by the exons ATGACTCATCAGTTCCCGGCCCTGTCTCCGGAGCAGAAGAAGGAGCTCTCTGACATTGCTCAGAGGATGGTGGCCCCTGGAAAGGGAATTCTGGCTGCAGATGAATCCACAG GCACCATGGGAAATCGCCTGAAGAAGATCAACGTAGAGAACAGTGAGGAGAACCGTCGCTACTTCCGCGACCTGCTCTTCTCCGTCGACACCCTCGCCAGCAGCATCGGGGGCGTCATCTGCTTCCATGAGACCCTGTACCAGAAGGCTGACAACGGCAAGCTCTTCCCCCAAGTCATCAAGGACAAGGGAATTGTTGTAGGCATCAAG GTAGATAAAGGCACCGCTGGCCTGAACGGAACCGACGGTGAAACCACCACACAAG GTCTGGACGGCCTTTCAGAACGATGTGCCCAGTACAAGAAGGACGGCTGTGACTTTGCCAAGTGGAGGTCCGTGCTCAAGATCTCCGACGGCTGCCCCTCCGCTCTGGCCATCGCAGAAAATGCCAACGTGCTGGCAAGATATGCCAGCATCTGCCAACAG AACGGTCTGGTGCCCATCGTGGAGCCAGAGATCCTTCCTGACGGAGACCACGACCTGAAGCGCTGCCAGTATGTCACAGAGAAG GTGTTGGCGGCTGTTTACAAGGCCCTGTCCGACCACCACGTCTACCTGGAGGGCACCCTGCTGAAGCCCAACATGGTCACCGCTGGACACTCCTGCACCCAGAAGTTCACCCCTGAGGAGGTCGGCATGGCAACAGTGACCGCTCTGAGGAGAACCGTCCCGTCCGCGGTACCCG GTGTCTGCTTCCTGTCTGGAGGCCAGAGCGAGGAGGAAGCTTCCCTCAACCTGAACGCCGTCAACCAGGTGCCCCTCCACCGCCCCTGGAAGCTGACCTTCTCCTTCGGTCGCGCTCTCCAGGCCTCCGCACTCGCAGCCTGGCAGGGCAAGACCGCCAACAAGGCCGCTTCCCAGCAAGCCTTCAGCACAAGGGCCAAG ATCAATGGCCTGGCCGCTAAGGGAGAATATAAGCCGACCGGCTCGTCCGACCAGTCCGCCACGCAGTCTCTGTACACAGCAAGCTACGTTTATTAA
- the rnf20 gene encoding E3 ubiquitin-protein ligase BRE1A isoform X1, with product MSGQKRPSEAGGPSSGPPEKRRERDGGEDAGPGLSAAAGGSTAVETVIKLGLNANTEEQDIKALQVKNRKLGEALDQRQVIEDELRDRVERLETRQATDDASLLILNRYWNQFDENVKLTVRRCDQSDKEPEKSPATEGQGPRLKPGTPEPDGDSNQERPKDRGHQGETANSFLATLASSSTEEMEAELQERLDSSQKQVTRVVELYEGLKSTVERLKVEPDSGGEGSLWQVASQLNTLLTNENDRLRQLSEDLTQKHSQMTTESRSLGRAAAKADTRVSELQGLIEELQWDMEKIRRRENRLNARLSEILERVNSKGYKVCGEASSVCGTITINKRKFEEMNSELEENRELADNRNSELQKLEQDLASVNHENNNMKAELLSRAEGVVKDSAEYRCLQSQFSVLYNESLGLKSQLDETRTRLNTTRTARLRQLEHMENDEVALQRKVRTEVFQLEDTLAQVRKEYEMLRIEFEQTLAANEQAGPINKEMRHLISTLQNHNQQMKGEVVKFKLRLRETQTELTLVRAAKGSGVLHSQSSTEMDVKEETVSPAATVTAGDAAATVKAESDSGSATPSSTGRRVSCGPPGVLVKTEPGADGDVKEEEKEDRKEDRKESVKKEEREKEKERERSTRGGGGAKEERDKPGSSQSEEASGDRPSVGGVPKRKEVEQLKTVRTELKKAQESQREMKLLLDMYRSAPKEQRDKVQLMAAEKKAKSEVEELRQRLRDLEERERREGKKMADEEALRKIRSVEEQIDILNKKLSIAKQEEDALLSEMDVTGQAFEDMQEQNIRLMQQLREKDDANFKLMSERIKSNQIHKLLKEEKEELADQLLTLKTQVDAQLQVVRKLEEKERLLQGTISTAERELALRTQALDMNKRKAQESALLSEEVRTQLEQVQQRLSLVREEVVENSISREKESFNSRRAQEDISKLRRKIEKAKKPAEKISNGDDILNEEINEYKARLTCPCCNSRVKDAVLTKCFHVFCFECVKTRYDTRQRKCPKCNAAFGANDFHRIYIG from the exons ATGTCGGGCCAGAAGCGTCCTTCTGAGGCCGGCGGTCCTTCCTCGGGGCCTCCCGAgaagcggagggagcgggacgGGGGAGAGGACGCCGGTCCCGGGCTCAGCGCGGCTGCTGGGGGGAGCACGGCTGTGGAAACTGTCATCAAACTTGGACTCAACGCCAACACG GAGGAACAAGACATCAAAGCTCTGCAAGTTAAAAACCGCAAGCTGGGAGAAGCCCTTGATCAAAGACAG GTGATTGAGGATGAGCTGCGAGACCGTGTTGAACGGCTGGAGACTCGTCAGGCCACAGACGACGCCAGTCTACTCATCCTCAACAGATACTGGAACCAG TTTGACGAGAACGTGAAACTGACTGTGAGGCGCTGCGACCAATCCGACAAGGAGCCCGAGAAATCTCCCGCCACCGAGGGACAGGGGCCGAGGCTGAAGCCGGGAACGCCGGAGCCGGATGGAGACTCGAATCAGGAGAGGCCCAAGGACAGAG GCCACCAGGGGGAGACGGCCAACTCCTTCCTGGCCACGctggccagcagcagcacggaggagatggaggcggaGCTGCAGGAGAGGCTGGACTCCAGCCAGAAGCAAGTGACCCGTGTGGTGGAGCTCTACGAGGGGCTGAAGAGCACCGTGGAGCGCCTCAAGGTGGAGCCTGACTCGGGCGGCG AGGGCTCTCTATGGCAGGTGGCCTCCCAGCTCAACACCCTACTGACCAATGAGAACGACAGACTACGTCAACTGTCCGAAGatctcacacagaaacacagtcaAATGACCACAGAG tcTCGTTCCCTGGGCCGTGCGGCCGCCAAGGCGGACACCCGGGTCAGCGAGCTGCAGGGCCTCATCGAGGAGCTCCAGTGGGACATGGAGAAGATCCGCCGGCGGGAGAACCGGCTGAATGCCCGGCTCAGCGAGATCCTGGAGCGG GTGAACAGCAAAGGCTACAAGGTCTGCGGCGAggccagcagtgtgtgtgggacCATCACCATCAACAAGAGAAAG ttcgaggagatgAACAGCGAGCTGGAGGAGAACCGGGAGCTGGCCGATAACCGCAACAGTGAGCTGCAGAAGCTGGAGCAGGACCTGGCCAGCGTCAACCACGAGAACAACAACATGAAG GCGGAGCTGCTGAGCCGGGCGGAGGGCGTGGTCAAGGACAGTGCGGAGTACCGATGCCTGCAGTCCCAGTTCTCTGTGCTGTACAACGAGTCTCTGGGGCTCAAGAGCCAGCTGGACGAGACCCGCACCCGCCTCAACACCACCCGAACGGCCCGCCTCCGCCAGCTGGAGCACatggag AACGACGAGGTGGCGCTGCAGAGGAAGGTGCGGACGGAGGTGTTCCAGCTGGAGGACACGCTGGCCCAGGTCAGGAAGGAGTACGAGATGCTGCGCATCGAGTTTGAGCAGACCCTGGCAGCCAATGAGCAAGCAG gcccgaTCAACAAGGAGATGCGCCACCTGATCAGCACCCTGCAGAACCACAACCAGCAGATgaagggggaggtggtgaagtTCAAGCTGAGGCTGAGGGAGACCCAGACTGAGCTCACCCTG GTCCGCGCCGCTAAGGGCAGCGGCGTGCTGCATTCCCAGTCCAGCACGGAGATGGATGTGAAGGAAGAGACCGTCTCTCCTGCAGCCACCGTCACCGCCGGCGACGCCGCCGCCACGGTCAAGGCGGAGTCAGACAGTGGCTCGGCCACGCCCAGCAGCACCG GGAGGCGTGTGTCTTGCGGCCCCCCAGGTGTCCTGGTGAAGACGGAGCCCGGGGCAGATGGGGacgtgaaggaggaggagaaggaggaccggaaggaggacaggaaggagagcgtgaagaaggaggagcgggagaaggagaaggagcgcgAGAGGAGCAcgcggggcgggggcggggccaaggaGGAGCGGGACAAGCCCGGCAGCAGCCAATCGGAGGAGGCGAGTGGGGACCGCCCCTCGGTGGGCGGCGTGCCgaagaggaaggaggtggagcagctgaAGACCGTCCGCACCGAGCTCAA GAAAGCCCAGGAGTCCCAGAGAGAGATGAAGCTGCTGCTGGACATGTACCGCTCAGCGCCCAAGGAGCAGAGGGACAAGGTGCAGCTGATGGCCGCTGAGAAGAAGGCCAAATCAGAG gtggaggagctgaggcaGCGGCTCagggacctggaggagagggagaggagggagggcaaGAAGATGGCGGACGAGGAGGCCCTGAGGAAGATCCGCTCGGTGGAGGAGCAGATCGACATCCTCAACAAGAAGCTCTCCATCGCCAAGCAG GAGGAGGATGCGCTGCTGAGCGAGATGGACGTGACGGGCCAGGCCTTCGAGGACATGCAGGAGCAGAACATCCGTCTGATGCAGCAGCTGCGCGAGAAGGACGACGCCAACTTCAAGCTGATGAGCGAGCGCATCAAGTCCAACCAGATCCACAAgctgctgaaggaggagaaggaggagctggccGACCAGTTGCTCACGCTCAAGACCCAG GTCGACGCCCAGCTGCAGGTGGTGCGCAAGCTGGAAGAGAAGGAGCGCCTCCTTCAGGGCACCATCAGTACTGCAGAGAGGGAGCTGGCCCTGAGGACACAGGCCCTGGACATGAACAAACGCAAG GCTCAGGAGTCTGCTCTGCTGTCGGAGGAGGTGCGCACCCAGCTGGAGCAGGTGCAGCAGAGGCTGAGCCTGGTCcgcgaggaggtggtggagaacaGCATCTCCCGGGAGAAGGAGTCCTTCAACTCCCGCCGTGCACAG GAGGACATCTCCAAGCTCCGGAGGAAGATCGAGAAGGCCAAGAAACCGGCCGAGAAGATCAGCAACGGAGACGACATCCTGAACGAGGAGATCAACGAGTACAAG
- the rnf20 gene encoding E3 ubiquitin-protein ligase BRE1A isoform X2, with the protein MSGQKRPSEAGGPSSGPPEKRRERDGGEDAGPGLSAAAGGSTAVETVIKLGLNANTEEQDIKALQVKNRKLGEALDQRQVIEDELRDRVERLETRQATDDASLLILNRYWNQFDENVKLTVRRCDQSDKEPEKSPATEGQGPRLKPGTPEPDGDSNQERPKDRGHQGETANSFLATLASSSTEEMEAELQERLDSSQKQVTRVVELYEGLKSTVERLKVEPDSGGEGSLWQVASQLNTLLTNENDRLRQLSEDLTQKHSQMTTESRSLGRAAAKADTRVSELQGLIEELQWDMEKIRRRENRLNARLSEILERVNSKGYKVCGEASSVCGTITINKRKFEEMNSELEENRELADNRNSELQKLEQDLASVNHENNNMKAELLSRAEGVVKDSAEYRCLQSQFSVLYNESLGLKSQLDETRTRLNTTRTARLRQLEHMENDEVALQRKVRTEVFQLEDTLAQVRKEYEMLRIEFEQTLAANEQAGPINKEMRHLISTLQNHNQQMKGEVVKFKLRLRETQTELTLVRAAKGSGVLHSQSSTEMDVKEETVSPAATVTAGDAAATVKAESDSGSATPSSTGVLVKTEPGADGDVKEEEKEDRKEDRKESVKKEEREKEKERERSTRGGGGAKEERDKPGSSQSEEASGDRPSVGGVPKRKEVEQLKTVRTELKKAQESQREMKLLLDMYRSAPKEQRDKVQLMAAEKKAKSEVEELRQRLRDLEERERREGKKMADEEALRKIRSVEEQIDILNKKLSIAKQEEDALLSEMDVTGQAFEDMQEQNIRLMQQLREKDDANFKLMSERIKSNQIHKLLKEEKEELADQLLTLKTQVDAQLQVVRKLEEKERLLQGTISTAERELALRTQALDMNKRKAQESALLSEEVRTQLEQVQQRLSLVREEVVENSISREKESFNSRRAQEDISKLRRKIEKAKKPAEKISNGDDILNEEINEYKARLTCPCCNSRVKDAVLTKCFHVFCFECVKTRYDTRQRKCPKCNAAFGANDFHRIYIG; encoded by the exons ATGTCGGGCCAGAAGCGTCCTTCTGAGGCCGGCGGTCCTTCCTCGGGGCCTCCCGAgaagcggagggagcgggacgGGGGAGAGGACGCCGGTCCCGGGCTCAGCGCGGCTGCTGGGGGGAGCACGGCTGTGGAAACTGTCATCAAACTTGGACTCAACGCCAACACG GAGGAACAAGACATCAAAGCTCTGCAAGTTAAAAACCGCAAGCTGGGAGAAGCCCTTGATCAAAGACAG GTGATTGAGGATGAGCTGCGAGACCGTGTTGAACGGCTGGAGACTCGTCAGGCCACAGACGACGCCAGTCTACTCATCCTCAACAGATACTGGAACCAG TTTGACGAGAACGTGAAACTGACTGTGAGGCGCTGCGACCAATCCGACAAGGAGCCCGAGAAATCTCCCGCCACCGAGGGACAGGGGCCGAGGCTGAAGCCGGGAACGCCGGAGCCGGATGGAGACTCGAATCAGGAGAGGCCCAAGGACAGAG GCCACCAGGGGGAGACGGCCAACTCCTTCCTGGCCACGctggccagcagcagcacggaggagatggaggcggaGCTGCAGGAGAGGCTGGACTCCAGCCAGAAGCAAGTGACCCGTGTGGTGGAGCTCTACGAGGGGCTGAAGAGCACCGTGGAGCGCCTCAAGGTGGAGCCTGACTCGGGCGGCG AGGGCTCTCTATGGCAGGTGGCCTCCCAGCTCAACACCCTACTGACCAATGAGAACGACAGACTACGTCAACTGTCCGAAGatctcacacagaaacacagtcaAATGACCACAGAG tcTCGTTCCCTGGGCCGTGCGGCCGCCAAGGCGGACACCCGGGTCAGCGAGCTGCAGGGCCTCATCGAGGAGCTCCAGTGGGACATGGAGAAGATCCGCCGGCGGGAGAACCGGCTGAATGCCCGGCTCAGCGAGATCCTGGAGCGG GTGAACAGCAAAGGCTACAAGGTCTGCGGCGAggccagcagtgtgtgtgggacCATCACCATCAACAAGAGAAAG ttcgaggagatgAACAGCGAGCTGGAGGAGAACCGGGAGCTGGCCGATAACCGCAACAGTGAGCTGCAGAAGCTGGAGCAGGACCTGGCCAGCGTCAACCACGAGAACAACAACATGAAG GCGGAGCTGCTGAGCCGGGCGGAGGGCGTGGTCAAGGACAGTGCGGAGTACCGATGCCTGCAGTCCCAGTTCTCTGTGCTGTACAACGAGTCTCTGGGGCTCAAGAGCCAGCTGGACGAGACCCGCACCCGCCTCAACACCACCCGAACGGCCCGCCTCCGCCAGCTGGAGCACatggag AACGACGAGGTGGCGCTGCAGAGGAAGGTGCGGACGGAGGTGTTCCAGCTGGAGGACACGCTGGCCCAGGTCAGGAAGGAGTACGAGATGCTGCGCATCGAGTTTGAGCAGACCCTGGCAGCCAATGAGCAAGCAG gcccgaTCAACAAGGAGATGCGCCACCTGATCAGCACCCTGCAGAACCACAACCAGCAGATgaagggggaggtggtgaagtTCAAGCTGAGGCTGAGGGAGACCCAGACTGAGCTCACCCTG GTCCGCGCCGCTAAGGGCAGCGGCGTGCTGCATTCCCAGTCCAGCACGGAGATGGATGTGAAGGAAGAGACCGTCTCTCCTGCAGCCACCGTCACCGCCGGCGACGCCGCCGCCACGGTCAAGGCGGAGTCAGACAGTGGCTCGGCCACGCCCAGCAGCACCG GTGTCCTGGTGAAGACGGAGCCCGGGGCAGATGGGGacgtgaaggaggaggagaaggaggaccggaaggaggacaggaaggagagcgtgaagaaggaggagcgggagaaggagaaggagcgcgAGAGGAGCAcgcggggcgggggcggggccaaggaGGAGCGGGACAAGCCCGGCAGCAGCCAATCGGAGGAGGCGAGTGGGGACCGCCCCTCGGTGGGCGGCGTGCCgaagaggaaggaggtggagcagctgaAGACCGTCCGCACCGAGCTCAA GAAAGCCCAGGAGTCCCAGAGAGAGATGAAGCTGCTGCTGGACATGTACCGCTCAGCGCCCAAGGAGCAGAGGGACAAGGTGCAGCTGATGGCCGCTGAGAAGAAGGCCAAATCAGAG gtggaggagctgaggcaGCGGCTCagggacctggaggagagggagaggagggagggcaaGAAGATGGCGGACGAGGAGGCCCTGAGGAAGATCCGCTCGGTGGAGGAGCAGATCGACATCCTCAACAAGAAGCTCTCCATCGCCAAGCAG GAGGAGGATGCGCTGCTGAGCGAGATGGACGTGACGGGCCAGGCCTTCGAGGACATGCAGGAGCAGAACATCCGTCTGATGCAGCAGCTGCGCGAGAAGGACGACGCCAACTTCAAGCTGATGAGCGAGCGCATCAAGTCCAACCAGATCCACAAgctgctgaaggaggagaaggaggagctggccGACCAGTTGCTCACGCTCAAGACCCAG GTCGACGCCCAGCTGCAGGTGGTGCGCAAGCTGGAAGAGAAGGAGCGCCTCCTTCAGGGCACCATCAGTACTGCAGAGAGGGAGCTGGCCCTGAGGACACAGGCCCTGGACATGAACAAACGCAAG GCTCAGGAGTCTGCTCTGCTGTCGGAGGAGGTGCGCACCCAGCTGGAGCAGGTGCAGCAGAGGCTGAGCCTGGTCcgcgaggaggtggtggagaacaGCATCTCCCGGGAGAAGGAGTCCTTCAACTCCCGCCGTGCACAG GAGGACATCTCCAAGCTCCGGAGGAAGATCGAGAAGGCCAAGAAACCGGCCGAGAAGATCAGCAACGGAGACGACATCCTGAACGAGGAGATCAACGAGTACAAG